The Salvia splendens isolate huo1 unplaced genomic scaffold, SspV2 ctg391, whole genome shotgun sequence DNA segment CTTATAAGCTTCGTCCTCGTCTCCATTATCAATCTAGTCTCAGCTACATCGTGTTCGAGATTCAAAATCTTGTCCATGAATGGCTGCAGGTCGTCTCCTTCTGCTAAAGGAACTGCGACATCGTGCTGTAATACGAAAGAGATGGATAAGATAATTGCGAAAGTTTAATAGATTATAAATTGTGGTTCATCACCCCAAAGAGTTGAGCAATCTCTTCGAAATGCAAGCCACTTGAAGAGCATCGCCAGATCACATCCTGCGCTTCATCAACAACCACTCTGTTTAAAAATTATGAAAGCAATAATATATGTTAATGGATTACCTTTCCATGAATGATTATATTTGGTGAAAGAGAGGCCCATGATATTCTAGCTTCTGCCCCTTTTCGATCACACACCACATTGAGTTTTAATAATACCGTCGGACCGGGATGTGGGGCCCTTAGGGTTAGGGTCTCAACTTTTTTTTGTATGAATAATATTTGATGGTACGATTTGCTATTATTACTTTTAGGCCCATGAAATGTTGGGTCAGTATTCTCTATATACCCTTATCTCAAAGAGACTACATCGAAAACTTCACATTAATTTAAACACAAACTTTTAACAAATAATGTTAATATAATCTATAAAGGAAAATTCTAAACACAGAGGTAATAAAATGTTTTCCCTAAATTAGAGAGACACTTGTCTTGTGCGCACATCCGTGTTTTGGTCACCAAATTATTAGATGGGAGATTCAGTGTCCTACAATATAAATCTCTATGAGTGTAAATCATTTTATAATGAAttataaatttgtttttaaaatataatttcgATCTTAAACTTGTCacgaataaaaaaaatctacataaattttgtttaaggTATAACACCACATCAAATATCAATTAGTGGGTGGAAACTGGAAACATTATAACCTTGTTATACAAATCAAAGGAGTAGTTGTTCTTGCTGCTTGACTTCAATTTTGCAACAACAATGTAATTTAACACCACATGTCACAATAACTTTATTTAATTCACAGGCACCATTTAAATCAATGGGCTAAACTGCTACCACTTATTTTATGATTAGTGCGTTCCAACTGATTTCAAATTAAAcatctattttttaaattaatttactaATTTCGGATATTGTATAGTTCCATGCAGTTTCATAAAAATGGAAAACACACGTTTTAACATCCTGTGTGCGTGGGAACGTTTTCTGGTCTAGGTCACGTCTGAAATCCTATTTTATAcactataataaaatatactccatgtaGTGATATAATTTTGAAGAGTTGTGAAACTCATATAGTAATAGCTATCACTCTCTCCGTCCCTCTATAATAGAGACGTTTATCTTCAAcgcgatttaagaaaagttgtgttaactgagttaaataaatgaataataaagtagaaaagaaaaaaaatagtgagatgaagagagaataaactaagagagagtaaagtaagagagaagaaaagttgatgttttttgccaaaaaaggaaacgacTCAGTTACAGTGGGACAACTCccacccaaaaaggaatacgactcagccACATATTGGAGGCTTCTCCTCATTCCTGTGCTGGAAAGGGATTGGGGCATTACGGCCAAATCTCACCCAGGGCTTGATTGGATGAAGATGAAATGAAAACAGTTGGATTGGtcttgttattttctttttttctttttaattaaatgtttttgttATGTACTACTCCACTCCCTATCACAATCAAGCTAAGTgtacaattatttatttatcacgTTTATGATTCTTCCGAGCcattgaattttaaataaatttttttgttcCGCAATGTTTAAATATAGCTAATTTTTTACTTAATTAGTTGAGGACAAAATATGTAGGAGAATGATTCATTTTTATACCAAAATCAATAGATTTTGTATGTGGGATACAAATATGCAAAAGATCATGAATTTTAACTTTCCCGTTTAAATGCAAAAAGAAGAGATGattgaaaaaaaatgttaaaattattgtattagTAAAAGTTTTGAGATTGATCATAATTGAAGTTcaccaataaaataaatactgtTTTTAAAATATGCCAGCCAGGTACAtcaattgaatttgaagaataCGTCGCCATGAAAAACTGACACTGTTcttagaaatttttttatttataatttttttaaattaatggaaAATATCTAAATTCACCCCTTAAAACAATATGTCTTTACTTaagtatttttcaaaattaaaaaaaaatattggattAAGTTCTGACCAACTTTATTGGATTGTAGACTATTTTGCTGAGGTTTATTAgggtaaaattttatatttgtaattatttaACCCCGACTCTAGTAATTGATTTTTCACTCTTTATGTATTTTTTCTCATTATCGACTTTTATTTTTGGAATTTCAGTGACTAATACCTGTGcagtttgttattttattttctcgtttttCTTTTCTAAGTTTGAAATATGTTTCAAagtattcatgatttttttctattttttatttttcgaataaactttttctactttttttgtaattaaatgaaaaattaatcCGCATTATTCAGTAATATTTAGTACTACTCCactattttaattcaaaaataaataattagaaaaaaatttaaatatgatttttatCCATCTTTTTTCCAATTCTTAACGTCAAAAATATTCTGCCACTACTTGAAAATTTGCATATTCAAAGAAATACACTGAACAAAGATCGCAACCCTAATTTAACGAACTAGCGCCGGCCGATGGCGTTCAAATGGAAATCGGTGTTCGACGTTGCCGCCATTAAATCCGATTTCGAGGTAGCCGGTTTAAACCCTAACTTCATTCCCCAAATCTGGAAACACGTCTTGAAAAATCCTGATTGCCGATGGGATGATATCCCTTCTCTGCCCTCCGCGGCTTACCATCTCCTCGATTCCAAGTTCAAACCCTCCACTTCTACTGTCCATGCCGCCATAGATTCTTCCGACCTCGTCACCACTAAGCTCCTCATCAAATTGCAGGTAACTGCCATCAGTTTTGTTTAATTTGCTTTTTTCTGAACTCTTCTGCTTATAATCTGTCGGTGGTCTCTTGTGATTGTATATTTCGGTGGTCTCTTGTGATTGTATATTTCGATGAACAGAATGAGGAAAGCTTGCGTCTTTTCCTTGTTTGTCTAAATTGCTGGTTTTGAAAAGTAATTGAGGTCAAATCCATGGGTTGTAAGAATCAGTGCAACGCATCAATGCTAGTCTGAAGAGACTAGAACTTTAGTATTCTCTTATGTGAATGAAATTTGTGTTATGGAATTGTGATTGCGTTTGTATATGCTGTTATAGGCCTTGTTGGGACAAATCTTTGGTGTTTTCGGTCTATGTTTTGTTTGAAAAAACTGAGAATGAAAGTACTGAATTATAAGAAGAATCTACCTTGGAACGGGATATGTTCGGTTATATTTTTTAGTAGAACATAGCCTGTATTACATGACGGTTTTTGGTAACATTTTGTTGGTTGGTTTAGATGCATGAATGACCTTTGGTTCCATTTTGTTGTTGCTAGAATGGAGAATTTGTAGAGGCTGTGATAATGAGATATGATACTCGACTGGGTAAATATGATGGGAAACCTCGTCTTGGTGGTCCTAGGTCAACCTTGTGTGTATCCTCTCAGGTAACTATCGTGGAACATGGAATCACAAATTTATAAGTTTCCTACTCTTTGTGCAGCTGAACATTTCTATATAGCAATAATGTTTATCAATTTATTGTTATTGTAGGTCGGGTGCAAGATGGGTTGCAATTTTTGCGCAACAGGAAGCATGGGATTTAAGAGCAATCTGACGTCGGGGGAAATTCTGGAACAGTTAGTTCATGCATCTCGCATATCAGCTATACGCAACGTTGTCTTTATGGTATAAACCTTTTAAAATAACACATGTTAGCATCGCACTGAATTGTTTAGTGCTTTACTAGTAACTAACTGTTAACTCGATATCTCCTGACTTTCATGTGGAGGAAGTAACTGGTGGTATTTTGAAGGACGCTCAGAATTGTATACAACGATTGATTATAATGATTAAGAAGCAAATGAAAAGACATAAAATCTCAAGTATAAACAATTGGAGACAAAACAAGTACTTGTTCTTAATAAATCATTACTGGGTTAAGCAAGCAGCGTTTTGAGTTCTCTGAAGTTGAGTAGATTATGCTAAAATGTTTGTATGAAGTACCATGTAGACTAACTTTACCTTTCTGCAAACTGCAACAATGAGCTCAGTATATTGCTTTAGTTATGTTCTTGCTTATCCATCAAAAGTCAACGAAGATCATTCCATTTGTAATAGCTGTGATTGTTGTGTGAGCTCAAGTTTGAACTGATGTCATTTTTATATCATTATTTGTTGTGAGCAGGGAATGGGAGAACCTCTAAATAACTACTCGGCAGTAGTGGATGCTATCAGAGCCATGACAGCTTTTCCTTTCCAGCTGTCTCCCAAGAAAATTACTCTCTCAACGGTGCATACTATTTATTCTCATGATCAATGTCTTTCATGTTTATCTTATTTTGTAATACTACCTATTTCCGGATCTCTTGGTTATTTTTGCACTGGGTTAGCTCCACAAAGTTTCTCATAATTTGCATGGGAAGTGACAAATTGACTCGGTTATTTGTTAGGCACCATTTTGcttgattttaattaattgctaAATTGTGCATAGGTTGGCATAATACATGGTATTAACAAGCTGCAGAAAGACATGCCAAACTTGAATCTAGCAGTCTCACTGCATGCACCAGTTCAAGAGATCCGCTGTCAGATTATGCCTGCTGCTAGGGCTTTCCCTCTGGAAAGATTAATGAATGCACTACGAGAATATCAGACTAGCAGGTGTCATTTTTTCTTTGGCGTGCATGCCAGTTATTGAATTTTCCAACCTCTCATGACCacctcatttttcatttttattagaGATGATTAGAGTAACTCATTCCGTTTTTCTGTAGTCAGCAAAAGATATTGATCGAGTACATAATGCTCGACGCTGTCAATGATGAGGAGCAGCACGCTCACCAGCTTGGCAAACTGCTTGAGACATTGCAATCGGTAACCTTCAAAGTGCTAAGTTGCAATATCTGCCAATTTTTAGAGGTCTCATCCACAACTCTAATGCCAGTCTCTGATTTCACGCAGGTTGTAAACTTGATACCTTTTAATCCGATCGGTTCTTTAAGCTGTTATAGTACCAGTGATGATCATAAagttgtcaaatttcaaaaaatactTAGAGGCACTTACAACATCCGTACAACAATTCGTAAGCAAATGGGCCAAGACATAAGTGGAGCATGCGGCCAGCTTGTAATAAAAAAGCCAGATATCTTAACAGACATTGAAGATCTCCGTATTTGATTTTCCAGGTCAGATCATTTGAGTTCTTCTTTCATACACACTGATGAAGCATCATTAGATTCAGAAACTATTTCTGTTGGCCTTCATAAACTTCATGATCCGAACTTTAACTTGCTTCAGTTTACGTGATAATGCATATCTAGACATCAGTTTTGATCGCATTCACATTTGCTCGTCTTTCCTATAGGACTGCCTGATGTTGATATGGATTACTTGACTAGTGACACAGGACAAATACACGATCTGGGTGCTTTCGAGCTGTGGAGTAAGGCATAGCCTATCAAGAGTTAACTAGGTCGAAATCATTCCATGATCGATAGGTCGATTATCAGTAGGCAATGTATCAAAAGCTTTCTTACTATCCCATTGTTCTCCTAGTTATAGGTCATATCATAATCAAgccatttcattttatttgccGCAATAATCTTATTTAAATCATACTTGTATCTTCTTGTTTAATCTTCATTGGATATAATGTAAACGACAAGACGATTAATTTTTTGAAAGAGAGATCTGTTTAcatcaagtaaataaatagtTGATGTTTGAGCTAGTAAAAGTTTAAGAGATAACCAAGGGTTGGAACTTAGAAATATACTCCACTTGCTATGTTAAATACTTCTTTGTTATTTACTTTAGCAAAACATGGAATGTACATATGTATACCATTTAACTTGCACCAACATAATATAAATTGCGAAAATCATGTTTTTTTCGTaacttatttaaaataaattgcaCCACCAAgatatttacttcactatatTTTTCGTATTACAATTACTGAATAtatattttgaccaatttttttatttacattaaaattaaagAAGTGGACATATAATgaatagataataaagtaaaacagACTAAAATGTATGTTTATAACGCCAATCCTAACACTTCAAAAGCCTCatattatatactactagtattaacacccgagctatgcacgggacataagagtttcaaataatgaatataaaatataaaaaatatataaaaaataagaattgaaagcaatatggagatttaaaaaaacataaatgtacttatcttgtctcactcaaaataaagaatttactactccccagtgaatgaaacatttatgcaattttaatttataatctaagtgaagtaaaaacaataaaattaatgacaaaaataagatgtgtgactaatgatctaagagtatgaattaattagaataagatatacaaataaagaaaatatgtgtgagtaaagatgtttattgaaagtgcaattcaagtcattaatccaaataaaaggtaaattaatatataaatttaatagtttaatttataaaaaattaatttgaaaaaaatatatggaatattaaacatatccacattaaatatatgaataatttaaatcatataaatttaaaacttctttgagaagtcaagttagaaaatttgtattatccaataatcacattttagttgactgtttatttctttcttttaatttcagaccatagtgatgtgaatcaaattgtacatttttattcccctaactttacatgatttatatagtttgatgtttgcaaaagtgtgttttatggtgtaggaagaggagtaaatggtgaaacaaagaaggaagctcggagggtgaaaagctgtgcagaaagctctcaaaagtggccacccggccgggttaatttcatgcccaataattcacccggccgggtgattttcgcGAGGTATGGAAAGTCCAGGAGG contains these protein-coding regions:
- the LOC121790028 gene encoding dual-specificity RNA methyltransferase RlmN-like; its protein translation is MAFKWKSVFDVAAIKSDFEVAGLNPNFIPQIWKHVLKNPDCRWDDIPSLPSAAYHLLDSKFKPSTSTVHAAIDSSDLVTTKLLIKLQNGEFVEAVIMRYDTRLGKYDGKPRLGGPRSTLCVSSQVGCKMGCNFCATGSMGFKSNLTSGEILEQLVHASRISAIRNVVFMGMGEPLNNYSAVVDAIRAMTAFPFQLSPKKITLSTVGIIHGINKLQKDMPNLNLAVSLHAPVQEIRCQIMPAARAFPLERLMNALREYQTSSQQKILIEYIMLDAVNDEEQHAHQLGKLLETLQSVVNLIPFNPIGSLSCYSTSDDHKVVKFQKILRGTYNIRTTIRKQMGQDISGACGQLVIKKPDILTDIEDLRI